The Pyricularia oryzae 70-15 chromosome 5, whole genome shotgun sequence genome includes a region encoding these proteins:
- a CDS encoding FAD binding domain-containing protein — protein MATEKRPFRVIIVGGGIGGLVLANMLQEFDIEYVILEAWTEIAPAVGASIGMIANGLRILDQIGCYEPLRKLLKELNDHSCLRYHDGQPFATTMDPQLHEIKRHGYPSLFMNRQWLLQFLYDHLKEKDRVLLGKKVTRIDHIPGAARVYTEDGSSFEGSIAIGADGVHSVVRKELNRLAQKERPQAFPADQEEGIPAFYKCCFGISQNVDGWPDRHVTATFNKNITCTGLSGPENLVYWFLFARFPETKHGKDIPKFTAQDCDAFAQEIAEANVTDTIKFRSLYDKRISATLTPLHEMVYKTWFYKRVFLLGDSAHKPNPLSGQGANGAIETAAELINAILDERDSRPAGLQDLSVDDIEGMFLRVQTARASRSRAVVKDSYDRLSLLTSQNPTVTAAVKAMMKYAPSSYRDFAANSDIIAGASRIQKLPVPHRPRAIPFEDERPAKPVRATTAKVVLNLFAITNLALALLCQESRTVAPLWQQVAPVLFFTVEGYRYGHTNSLLGMPSITALCLHTLGAGRVFPVYSAVYGLAAFRQPPGRHVDLMAAKSMFRTAVLGCALVLLVKLALESRSGTAISWRDLTQFVSLFPILVWGLNNLIKKTKPKARNPSEPEAFGFYKTADMPFLRALYGCAFAVQAAVHLASGGYSNAAGPLSGSISGVARSLVDATSTSGPAYHSLLMANLHAIWDLRAHGYVTTPRALRAALGAAAGQALVGPGATWAGLWCWRDEVYASSAIE, from the exons ATGGCAACAGAAAAGAGGCCCTTTAGGGTGATCATTGTCGGGGGTGGCATCGGCGGCCTTGTGCTGGCCAATATGCTGCAGGAGTTTGACATTGAATATGTGATACTGGAGGCGTGGACCGAGATCGCTCCGGCCGTCGGCGCCAGCATAGGAATGATTGCCAACGGGCTTCGCATCCTGGATCAGATTGGTTGCTATGAGCCTCTGAGAAAGCTTCTAAAGGAGTTGAACGATCACAGCTGCTTGCGCTACCATGATGGCCAGCCTTTTGCTACTACCATGGATCCCCAGTTGCACGAAATCAAACG GCATGGGTATCCCAGTCTGTTCATGAACCGTCAGTGGCTTTTGCAGTTTCTGTACGATCATTTGAAAGAAAAGGACCGCGTGCTCTTGGGCAAAAAGGTTACCCGTATCGACCATATCCCCGGAGCCGCAAGGGTCTACACAGAAGACGGATCATCTTTTGAGGGTAGCATTGCCATTGGGGCAGACGGTGTCCACAGCGTCGTGCGCAAGGAGCTTAACCGTCTAGCCCAAAAAGAACGACCGCAAGCTTTCCCGGCCGACCAGGAGGAAGGCATCCCGGCTTTTTACAAGTGTTGTTTCGGGATCTCCCAAAACGTCGACGGCTGGCCGGATCGCCATGTCACTGCCACCTTCAACAAGAACATAACGTGTACCGGCCTTTCTGGTCCGGAGAACCTCGTTTACTGGTTTCTCTTTGCACGGTTTCCCGAAACCAAGCATGGCAAAGACATTCCAAAATTCACAGCCCAAGACTGCGACGCTTTCGCCCAAGAAATTGCAGAAGCCAATGTTACTGATACCATCAAGTTTCGCAGCTTATACGACAAGAGGATCTCGGCGACCTTGACGCCGCTGCATGAGATGGTTTACAAGACGTGGTTCTACAAACGTGTCTTTCTCCTCGGCGACTCTGCGCACAAACCGAACCCGCTGTCGGGCCAGGGAGCCAACGGGGCGATTGAGACCGCGGCTGAACTAATCAACGCGATTCTTGACGAACGCGATAGTCGCCCGGCGGGCCTGCAGGATCTGTCCGTCGACGACATTGAGGGCATGTTCCTGCGGGTGCAGACGGCACGTGCATCGCGCAGCCGCGCGGTCGTCAAGGATTCCTACGACCGCCTGAGCTTGTTGACGAGCCAAAATCCGACAGTGACAGCCGCGGTCAAAGCCATGATGAAATACGCCCCCAGCAGCTACAGGGACTTTGCCGCCAACTCGGATATTATCGCTGGCGCATCCCGCATCCAGAAACTCCCCGTGCCGCACAGACCTAGGGCTATTCCCTTCGAGGATGAACGTCCGGCCAAGCCCGTCcgcgccaccaccgccaaagTTGTGCTAAACCTCTTTGCCATTACCAATCTCGCCCTTGCCCTCCTCTGCCAGGAATCGAGAACGGTCGCCCCGCTTTGGCAGCAGGTTGCGCCGGTTCTCTTCTTCACGGTCGAAGGTTACCGTTACGGCCATACGAATTCGCTACTCGGCATGCCTAGCATTACGGCACTTTGCTTACATACCCTGGGTGCCGGTCGGGTTTTTCCCGTGTACTCGGCGGTGTATGGACTTGCGGCATTCCGACAACCGCCTGGTCGCCACGTTGACCTTATGGCTGCAAAATCCATGTTTCGGACGGCCGTTCTAGGCTGCGCCCTGGTGCTGTTGGTTAAACTTGCTCTTGAAAGCCGGTCGGGCACGGCAATCTCATGGAGGGACCTGACGCAATTTGTGTCACTTTTTCCCATTCTCGTCTGGGGTTTAAACAACCTAATCAAAAAGACCAAGCCCAAAGCCCGGAACCCTTCCGAGCCAGaagcctttgggttttacaAGACCGCCGACATGCCCTTCCTCCGAGCGCTGTACGGCTGTGCCTTTGCTGTGCAGGCAGCCGTTCACCTTGCCAGTGGCGGATACTCCAACGCTGCTGGACCCTTGTCCGGATCTATTTCGGGCGTGGCAAGATCGCTGGTAGATGCCACGTCCACCAGCGGACCTGCATACCACAGCCTGCTGATGGCCAACCTGCATGCCATTTGGGACCTCAGGGCGCATGGTTACGTTACAACACCCAGGGCGCTCAGAGCCGCATTGGGTGCAGCTGCTGGGCAGGCCCTCGTCGGGCCCGGGGCGACGTGGGCTGGTCTTTGGTGCTGGCGCGACGAGGTCTATGCCAGCAGCGCCATCGAGTAA